One region of Drosophila subobscura isolate 14011-0131.10 chromosome J, UCBerk_Dsub_1.0, whole genome shotgun sequence genomic DNA includes:
- the LOC117893018 gene encoding fat storage-inducing transmembrane protein, producing MATKRRPLRPNLGTASSSSSNMNFRPGGPDITRSEARGTRPTAAPTSIREILVMGVIHLCKKTIFFNTDLKVALYLGSLFVISVIGDFVPFPKTYFARSDNLFNMYFVKVGWGWTLLFVVPFLVLSAYTITCGDHKRMLRHHFPRIVIATFFWFFWTKLFNIVETSYGRCTVKGFQSKSSCLKAGHLWHGFDISGHAFILIHSSLVLIEEARPIIKWETIKEHIRNELHNRSVSENTGTNPLRGLNDEQMRSLQFLYKRLTPIIRTLFIGMAALQLLWDIMLVGTMLYYHRMIEKVISGIIAILTWYFTYRFWYPTRGLLPEEPGNGTFYYQRETHGFPFKRPSHLSGAAGTSSGASGPTRANPNGKVGAATTVPKDQQMPTFMGMPLFTSPKAATAAASLLQSAQQKREREQQQQLGAES from the exons ATGGCCACCAAACGGCGACCGCTACGCCCGAACCTTGGCACCGCTTCGAGTTCTAGTTCCAACATGAACTTTCGACCTGGGGGTCCGGACATAACTCGGTCCGAGGCTCGAGGCACCAGACCCACAGCAGCTCCCACCAGTATCAGGGAGATTCTTGTCATGGGCGTCATACATTTGTGTAAGAAAACGATTTTCTTCAACACGGACCTCAAGGTGGCCCTCTACCTGGGCAGCCTGTTCGTGATATCGGTCATTGGGGACTTTGTCCCCTTCCCCAAGACCTACTTCGCGCGCTCCGACAATCTGTTCAACATGTACTTTGTGAAggtgggctggggctggacGCTGCTCTTCGTGGTGCCCTTCCTGGTGCTCTCTGCCTACACGATCACCTGCGGCGATCACAAGCGGATGCTGCGCCACCACTTCCCACGCATTGTCATCGCCACCTTCTTCTGGTTCTTCTGGACGAAGCTCTTTAACATCGTGGAAACATCCTACGGACGCTGCACGGTCAAAG GCTTCCAGAGCAAGTCGAGCTGTCTGAAGGCCGGACATCTGTGGCATGGCTTCGACATCTCCGGCCATGCGTTCATCCTGATCCACTCTAGTCTGGTGCTCATCGAGGAGGCGCGCCCCATCATCAAGTGGGAGACCATCAAAGAGCACATCCGCAACGAGCTGCACAATCGCAGCGTCTCCGAGAACACGGGCACCAATCCGCTGCGCGGGCTGAACGATGAGCAAATGCGCAGCCTGCAGTTCCTCTACAAACGCCTGACGCCCATCATCCGCACCCTGTTCATCGGCATGGccgcgctgcagctgctctggGACATAATGCTGGTGGGAACGATGCTCTACTACCACCGCATGATCGAGAAGGTCATCAGCGGCATCATCGCCATACTCACCTGGTACTTCACCTACCGCTTCTGGTACCCCACGCGCGGCCTCCTGCCCGAGGAGCCCGGCAACGGCACCTTCTACTACCAGCGGGAGACCCATGGCTTTCCGTTCAAGCGTCCCTCGCATTTATCCGGTGCGGCTGGCACCAGTAGCGGCGCCTCTGGTCCCACGAGAGCCAATCCCAATGGCAAAGTGGGTGCAGCGACGACTGTGCCCAAGGACCAGCAGATGCCAACATTTATGGGCATGCCGCTGTTCACCAGCCCGAAGGCGGCCACCGCTGCAGCGAGTCTGCTGCAATCGGCGCAGcagaagcgagagagagagcagcagcagcagctgggagcGGAGAGTTGA
- the LOC117893026 gene encoding dehydrogenase/reductase SDR family member 4 — translation MFHLGKQLIGRAPKLPLSAGTAVTVAGVQSAANNPNRCNNKPVQKLVSHNLTHKRLSSTSQSSSVNQMKRLAGKVAVVTASTDGIGFAIAKRLAEDGASVVISSRKQKNVDNALAELRKLNLNVHGLKCHVSEPQDRKQLFDETISKYGKLNILISNAATNPAVGGVLDCDEKVWDKIFDVNVKSSYLLAKEALPYLRQEKGSSIVFVSSIAGYDAFELLGAYSVSKTALIGLTKAAAKDLAPEGIRVNCLAPGIIKTKFSKALYEDESANEAALMKIPMGRLGTSEEMAGVVSFLVSEDAGYITGEAIVAGGGMTARL, via the exons ATGTTTCATCTCGGCAAGCAGTTGATTGGCAGGGCGCCAAAGCTCCCACTGAGTGCCGGCACCGCTGTGACTGTGGCCGGAGTCCAAAGTGCCGCAAACAATCCTAATCGGTGCAACAACAAACCCGTTCAAAAGCTTGTTAGCCATAATCTTACCCATAAGCGCTTGTCCAGCACCAGTCAAAGTTCAAGCGTCAACCAGATGAAGCGTTTAGCAGGGAAAGTTGCCGTGGTCACCGCCTCCACAGATGG CATTGGCTTTGCTATTGCCAAACGGCTAGCAGAAGATGGAGCCTCCGTGGTGATCAGCAGTCGCAAGCAAAAGAACGTGGACAACGCCCTGGCGGAGCTGCGCAAACTGAACCTGAATGTCCACGGCCTGAAGTGTCACGTGAGCGAGCCCCAGGATCGCAAGCAGCTCTTCGACGAGACCATCAGCAAGTACGGCAAGCTGAACATATTGATAAGCAATGCGGCCACCAACCCCGCCGTCGGTGGGGTCTTGGACTGCGACGAGAAGGTGTGGGACAAGATCTTCGATGTGAACGTGAAGAGCTCGTATCTGCTGGCCAAGGAGGCGCTGCCCTATCTGCGGCAGGAGAAGGGCTCCAGCATTGTGTTCGTCTCCTCCATTGCGGGCTACGATGCCTTTGAG ctgctgggagCATACTCCGTCAGCAAGACGGCGCTCATCGGCCTCACCAAGGCTGCAGCTAAAGATCTGGCGCCAGAGGGCATTCGCGTGAATTGCCTCGCTCCCGGCATTATCAAGACAAAGTTCTCGAAGGCCCTGTACGAGGATGAGTCAGCGAACGAGGCGGCCCTCATGAAGATTCCCATGGGTCGCCTGGGCACCAGCGAGGAGATGGCCGGCGTCGTCTCGTTCCTGGTGAGCGAGGACGCTGGATACATTACGGGCGAGGCCATCGTGGCCGGCGGTGGCATGACTGCGCGTCTGTAA
- the LOC117893027 gene encoding LOW QUALITY PROTEIN: EKC/KEOPS complex subunit TP53RK (The sequence of the model RefSeq protein was modified relative to this genomic sequence to represent the inferred CDS: deleted 2 bases in 1 codon), with protein MDKEIIKQGAEARLYLGKYEGETCLIKERFVKKYRHPDLDKQITRRRMKAEMKTAARCLAAGVLVPKVLHLDYRTHTLYIEYYAKAKTAKEFIQETVATQEPGEAKKILQDLCCRIGVIVGRMHFDHIIHGDLTTSNILIDPQENKYDIVFIDFGLSHYDKGAERKGVDLYVLERALLSTHSEQPYLFDFILEGYRVQCGAEGLLVLAKFEEVRARGRKRTMIG; from the exons ATGGacaaagaaattataaaacaagGCGCGGAGGCCCGCCTGTACCTCGGCAAATACGAGGGCGAAACCTGCTTGATTAAGGAACGCTTCGTCAAGAAGTATCGACACCCAGACCTGGACAAACAAATCACGCGACGCCGCATGAAGGCAGAGATGAAGACGGCGGCACGTTGTCTGGCCGCCGGCGTTCTGGTGCCAAAAGTACTTCACCTGGACtac cgcacacacacattgtacATTGAATACTATGCCAAGGCCAAGACAGCCAAGGAGTTCATCCAGGAGACAGTTGCCACCCAAGAGCCGGGCGAGGCGAAGAAGATTCTGCAGGATCTTTGCTGTCGCATCGGCGTAATCGTCGGCAGAATGCACTTTGACCACATCATCCATGGCGATCTGACCACATCGAACATACTAATCGATCCCCAGGAGAACAAGTACGACATTGTGTTCATCGACTTCGGCCTGAGTCACTACGACAAGGGCGCCGAGCGCAAGGGCGTGGATCTGTATGTACTGGAGCGGGCCCTGCTGAGCACCCACAGCGAGCAGCCCTACCTCTTCGACTTCATCCTGGAGGGCTACCGCGTGCAGTGCGGCGCGGAGGGACTTCTCGTCCTTGCCAAGTTCGAGGAGGTGCGCGCCCGCGGACGCAAACGGACGATGATTGGCTAA
- the LOC117893025 gene encoding ubiquitin thioesterase OTU1 → MTGSSFSVKLKSKKGQFIVNDLNQNTTLGELKARIAQATAIQEAQLHVLVGYPPKPLDLSANQESQNLKTVGIHSGETLIVEEKAAAAAAAASAAAAPAPTASGSSTLEDDEALARRLQAEEDAEHLRQVSSAAAGGGGVETNAVNVIQSLEPVIPPEVSGPNGNFNGILLKKVVPADNSCLFTSIRFVLNGKVDNEGSEMMRHIIAQEVSADTTQYSDAVLGKSNAEYCAWIQKADSWGGAIEVSILSNYYGIEIDVVDIQNAIINRFGEDKNFGLRVFLLFDGIHYDPLYMETLQNSVPATIFPVEEMGVYQQAEQIANEAKSSRQFTNVDKFTLRCMDCDVMLVGQVQAQEHAKSTGHANFGEI, encoded by the coding sequence ATGACTGGGTCGTCGTTTAGCGTGAAGCTGAAATCGAAAAAAGGTCAATTCATTGTCAATGACTTGAACCAGAATACGACGCTTGGGGAGCTAAAGGCGAGAATAGCCCAGGCGACGGCCATACAGGAAGCGCAGCTGCACGTGCTGGTCGGCTATCCGCCCAAACCATTGGACCTCTCGGCAAATCAGGAAAGCCAAAACCTCAAGACTGTGGGCATCCACAGCGGCGAGACCTTGATTGTGGAGGAgaaggcagctgctgcagctgcagctgcttctgctgctgctgcccctgctcccactgccagtggcagctcAACACTGGAGGATGACGAGGCGCTGGCGCGTCGTCTGCAGGCCGAGGAGGATGCGGAGCATCTGCGTCAGGTGTCCAGCGCAGCtgcaggcggcggtggcgtcGAGACGAACGCTGTGAATGTTATCCAATCGCTGGAGCCTGTGATTCCACCCGAAGTGTCCGGGCCGAACGGCAACTTCAATGGCATCCTACTGAAAAAGGTGGTGCCGGCGGATAACTCCTGCCTCTTCACGAGCATTCGCTTCGTGCTGAACGGCAAGGTGGACAACGAGGGCAGCGAGATGATGCGACACATCATAGCGCAGGAGGTGTCCGCCGACACGACCCAGTACAGTGACGCCGTGTTGGGCAAGTCGAATGCGGAATATTGCGCCTGGATCCAGAAGGCCGACTCGTGGGGCGGTGCCATTGAAGTGTCCATTCTGTCCAACTACTACGGCATCGAGATCGATGTGGTGGACATACAGAATGCCATCATCAATCGCTTTGGCGAGGACAAGAACTTCGGACTGCGTGTCTTCCTGCTCTTCGATGGCATCCACTATGATCCGCTGTACATGGAGACGCTACAGAACTCGGTGCCTGCCACCATCTTCCCCGTGGAGGAGATGGGCGTCTACCAGCAGGCCGAGCAGATAGCCAACGAGGCCAAGTCCTCGCGCCAGTTCACCAACGTGGACAAGTTCACGCTGCGCTGCATGGACTGCGACGTGATGCTGGTGGGCCAGGTGCAGGCCCAGGAGCACGCCAAGTCGACCGGCCACGCGAACTTTGGAGAGATTTAA
- the LOC117893028 gene encoding charged multivesicular body protein 2b-B gives MFNNIFGKKPTVKEQQRENDRSLKKATRDIERERRKMEEEEKKLEADIRRNAAAGNNDACRILAKQLVEIRKQKSRSYAAAGKIQSIGFQNKNMGANIALSEAMGTTAKTMADMNKVMRPEAIAGTVRDFQAANMKMEMTDEMINDTLDDMLNESGDEEESNAVVNKVLDEIGIEISGKMSNIPATGSADFETSGKRTEKDIADQLAKLRSS, from the coding sequence atgttcaacaacATATTCGGCAAGAAACCCACAgtcaaggagcagcagcgcgaAAATGACAGATCACTGAAAAAGGCCACACGCGACATTGAGCGCGAGCGACGCaaaatggaggaggaggagaagaaactGGAGGCTGACATCAGACGCAATGCAGCCGCTGGGAACAACGACGCCTGTCGCATACTGGCCAAGCAGCTGGTGGAGATACGGAAGCAGAAGTCGCGCAGCTATGCGGCGGCCGGCAAGATCCAGTCCATTGGCTTCCAGAACAAGAACATGGGCGCCAACATAGCGCTGAGCGAGGCAATGGGAACGACTGCCAAGACCATGGCGGACATGAACAAGGTGATGCGACCCGAGGCGATCGCTGGCACAGTGCGCGACTTCCAGGCAGCGAACATGAAGATGGAAATGACGGATGAGATGATCAACGACACACTGGACGACATGCTGAACGAATCCGGTGACGAGGAGGAGTCGAATGCCGTGGTGAACAAGGTTCTCGATGAGATTGGCATTGAGATATCCGGCAAGATGTCCAATATTCCAGCCACTGGCAGCGCGGACTTCGAGACGAGCGGCAAGCGCACCGAGAAGGACATTGCCGACCAGCTAGCCAAGCTGCGCTCCTCCTAG
- the LOC117893019 gene encoding ganglioside-induced differentiation-associated protein 1 isoform X1, giving the protein MGDQAKEIEAATPPAILQDFKAPVFADNKLVLYFHPYNFYSQKVLLVLYEKNIDFTPYVVDLCNGEQYSSWFLNLNPKGDVPVLQDGAFIIPNSTHIINYVESKFRGANHPVLKPDQSSAQYDQVMIYESAVGRVPVGALSLGSFIHDDLKLVPKAPFIGPVRQSCLKNNDKVLDLLRRSVDELESNKSALKQKLDIQIRRKDLVSCRDDFQRVLDAVRHVLLYVEQELSQQAPRNEWLTGNEVTLADISLGLLLHRLYQLGFENYYWSFGKLPQVEGYFLRFRQRQSYHKLQPSNFEILREMWAKTPGNYKLGAGAGFLGMAMFAAFAHK; this is encoded by the exons ATGGGTGATCAGGCGAAGGAAATTGAGGCAGCCACACCGCCAGCCATTCTGCAGGACTTCAAGGCTCCTGTGTTTGCGGACAACAAGCTCGTGCTCTACTTCCATCCCTACAACTTCTACTCGCAAAAA GTGCTGCTCGTGCTGTACGAGAAAAACATTGACTTTACGCCCTACGTGGTGGATCTGTGCAATGGCGAGCAATATTCCAGTTGGTTCCTAAATCTCAATCCCAAGGGGGATGTGCCAGTGCTCCAGGATGGAGCCTTCATCATACCCAACTCGACGCACATCATTAACTATGTGGAGAGCAAGTTTCGGGGAG CCAATCATCCCGTGCTAAAGCCCGACCAGAGTTCCGCACAGTACGATCAGGTTATGATCTATGAGAGTGCCGTGGGACGTGTGCCCGTGGGCGCCCTGAGTCTTGGCTCCTTCATCCACGACGATCTGAAGCTAGTGCCCAAGGCGCCCTTCATCGGGCCAGTGCGTCAATCCTGCCTAA AGAACAACGACAAAGTGCTGGACCTGCTGCGCCGCTCTGTGGATGAGCTGGAATCCAACAAGTCTGcgctgaagcagaagctggaCATTCAGATTCGTCGCAAGGATTTGGTCTCCTGCCGCGACGACTTTCAGCGCGTGCTCGACGCCGTGCGCCATGTGCTGCTGTacgtggagcaggagctgtcCCAGCAGGCGCCGCGCAACGAGTGGCTGACCGGCAACGAGGTGACGCTGGCGGACATCAGcctcgggctgctgctgcatcgccTGTACCAGCTGGGCTTCGAGAACTATTACTGGTCCTTCGGTAAGCTGCCCCAGGTGGAGGGATACTTTCTACGCTTCAGGCAGCGCCAGTCGTACCACAAGCTGCAGCCCAGCAACTTCGAGATCCTCAGGGAGATGTGGGCCAAGACGCCGGGCAACTACAAGCTGGGCGCCGGAGCCGGCTTCCTGGGTATGGCCATGTTTGCCGCCTTTGCGCACAAGTGA
- the LOC117893024 gene encoding LOW QUALITY PROTEIN: pentatricopeptide repeat-containing protein 1, mitochondrial (The sequence of the model RefSeq protein was modified relative to this genomic sequence to represent the inferred CDS: deleted 2 bases in 1 codon), which produces MALRLLSQALASHMRHLQLHTARSSLNGYNSRLQLVPLSTWNRQLHVRITDQEAGLQAKREANRHSNPFQDEAYEEADLKAPRQSKKFQSVEKRKEKGKETEKVLEHGDPDTFGDAKFSASQTEDPGDIEEEEYISKPTRHSKKLQTKEYAHLIKEHLNANRLNDAIAVLEQRMLREDRVKPEKYIYNLLISGCAKAGYTRKAFSLYTKMRQRGLPVSGGTYTSLFNACANAPTISDGLAKAQILRENMLEKGYEPNAKNYNAMIKAYGRCGDVDTAYLLADEMVERKLDMNAETFNFLLQACASKPEHGFRHALLTWHKMLRAGISPDYYSFNAMLRCARDCGFGTLESMREVLDQIAPAATQQEAADQLEAGQKEDLPMETSSAKSLADHIEVATTASELQLPNLLLPRPHLGSLVALEEVTRPHERFLLLGGITGFLEHMKQHKITPDIQTFTTMLEVIPPTNAAEKQILTFVRKIGLKADIDFFNILIKKRSMRYDYDSAREVLSMVRTAGLHPDIVTYGVLALGCRTQEEARELLLQMQEAGIKMNMPILGAMLRQGCEQKSFGYINEIMQLSLEEGIKPNEHFLRHLHRFHIGCARAIDARHPSTKAPNFKKGHAKFCDKYRLYYEEQGLTGLKLEDAIAKIKARPYAKYKESAVEGLEPLKHEQVKRKTKLRKYIKKIRIDELQDDPPREETLKRIE; this is translated from the exons ATGGCTCTGCGATTGCTCAGCCAAGCGCTGGCCTCGCACATGCGACACTTGCAGTTGCACACCGCAAGGAGTTCGCTAAATGGCTATAACAGCCGTCTCCAATTGGTTCCTTTGTCCACCTGGAACCGGCAGCTGCACGTGCGTATTACGGATCAGGAAGCCGGTCTGCAGGCTAAACGAGAGGCCAATAGGCACAGCAACCCATTCCAGGATGAAGCGTATGAGGAAGCTGATCTGAAAGCTCCCAGGCAGAGCAAGAAATTTCAGTCTGTGGAGAAAAGGAAggag aaaggaaaagaaaccgaaaaagTGCTGGAGCATGGCGATCCAGATACCTTTGGCGATGCCAAGTTTAGCGCTAGCCAAACCGAAGATCCTGGTGATATCGAAGAGGAGGAATACATCAGCAAGCCCACGCGACACTCGAAGAAACTGCAAACGAAGGAGTACGCCCATCTCATCAAGGAACATTTGAACGCCAACCGGCTGAACGATGCCATTGCCGTGCTGGAGCAGCGCATGCTGCGCGAGGATCGTGTCAAGCCGGAGAAGTACATCTACAATCTGCTGATCAGCGGCTGCGCCAAGGCTGGGTACACCCGCAAGGCGTTCTCGCTGTACACGAAGATGCGGCAGCGCGGACTGCCCGTCTCGGGCGGCACCTACACATCGCTCTTCAATGCGTGCGCCAATGCGCCCACGATCAGCGACGGACTGGCCAAGGCACAGATCCTGCGCGAGAACATGCTGGAGAAGGGCTACGAGCCAAATGCGAAGAATTACAACGCCATGATCAAGGCCTACGGGCGGTGCGGGGATGTGGACACAGCCTACCTGCTGGCGGATGAGATGGTGGAGCGAAAGCTGGACATGAACGCAGAGACATTCAACTTCCTGCTGCAGGCGTGTGCCAGCAAACCGGAGCACGGCTTTCGGCACGCTCTCCTCACGTGGCACAAAATGCTGCGGGCAGGCATCAGCCCGGACTACTACAGCTTCAATGCGATGCTCCGCTGTGCACGGGACTGTGGCTTTGGCACTCTGGAGTCCATGCGGGAGGTTCTCGACCAGATAGCACCTGCAGCCACCCAACAGGAGGCGGCTGACCAACTGGAGGCAGGGCAAAAGGAAGATTTACCCATGGAAACATCGAGCGCCAAGTCGCTGGCAGACCACATCGAAGTGGCGACGACTGCCAgtgagctgcagctgcccaatctgctgctgccgcgacCACACCTGGGCAGTCTGGTGGCCCTGGAGGAGGTGACGCGTCCCCACGAACGCTTCCTCCTGCTGGGCGGCATCACGGGTTTCCTGGAGCACATGAAGCAGCACAAGATCACGCCCGATATACAGACCTTCACCACCATGCTGGAGGTGATTCCACCCACCAATGCGGCCGAGAAGCAGATCCTCACATTCGTGCGCAAGATCGGCCTCAAGGCAGACATTGACTTCTTCAATATTCTGATCAAGAAGCGCTCGATGCGCTACGACTACGACAGTGCCCGTGAGGTGCTCTCCATGGTACGCACGGCGGGACTGCATCCGGATATCGTGACCTACGGCGTGCTGGCACTGGGCTGCCGCACCCAGGAGGAGGccagggagctgctgctgcaaatgcagGAGGCAGGCATCAAGATGAACATGCCCATACTGGGCGCCATGCTGCGGCAGGGCTGTGAACAGAAGTCCTTCGGCTACATCAATGAGATCATGCAGCTGAGCCTGGAGGAGGGCATCAAGCCCAACGAGCACTTCCTGCGGCATCTGCACAGGTTTCACATAGGCTGCGCCCGGGCCATCGATGCCAGG CACCCTTCGACCAAAGCGCCCAACTTTAAGAAGGGACACGCAAAGTTCTGTGATAAGTACCGCCTGTACTACGAGGAGCAGGGCCTGACTGGGCTCAAGCTGGAGGATGCCATTGCCAAGATAAAGGCGCGCCCCTATGCCAAGTACAAGGAGTCCGCCGTGGAGGGTCTGGAGCCACTCAAGCACGAGCAGGTCAAGCGCAAAACAAAGCTCCGCAAATACATCAAGAAAATCAGGATCGATGAGCTGCAGGATGACCCACCCAGAGAGGAGACCCTCAAGAGAATAGAATAA
- the LOC117894935 gene encoding uncharacterized protein LOC117894935, producing MDSQLNLQIDKLHATSFVPNEIYFSTSIDHLEDINFNMTIKVPFPGKLLMHIFVRKLSDTPGGADISDLMRLKNRDLCKVLDSLRNISTDHGQGESLLPSTFFVSCPLVPGFYYVASSPIDVKLFSFRVPDGRYLAMLELVQVYEEVIKLATCRIQFSMKTPPGYVEKSVMKSSEEEETEQEEPQQEESSKEQPEDASDVVLDDYE from the coding sequence ATGGATTCGCAGCTCAATCTGCAAATAGATAAATTACATGCGACATCTTTTGTGCCAAATGAGATCTACTTCAGCACGAGCATCGACCACCTGGAGGACATCAACTTTAATATGACCATCAAAGTGCCCTTTCCCGGCAAACTCCTCATGCACATCTTTGTGCGGAAGCTCTCGGACACGCCGGGGGGTGCGGACATCAGCGATTTGATGCGCCTGAAGAACCGGGATCTGTGCAAGGTGCTCGACTCGCTGCGGAACATCTCCACGGATCATGGGCAGGGCGAGAGCCTGCTGCCGTCCACCTTCTTCGTATCGTGTCCCCTGGTGCCGGGATTCTACTACGTGGCCAGCAGTCCCATCGATGTAAAGTTATTTTCCTTTCGCGTGCCCGATGGCAGATATCTGGCCATGCTGGAACTGGTGCAGGTCTACGAGGAGGTCATCAAACTGGCAACCTGCAGAATTCAGTTTAGCATGAAGACGCCACCGGGTTATGTGGAGAAATCAGTTATGAAAAGCAGTGAGGAGGAGGAAacagagcaggaggagccacagcagGAAGAGTCTTCCAAGGAGCAGCCAGAAGATGCTTCAGATGTGGTCTTAGATGACTATGAATAA
- the LOC117893029 gene encoding protein Asterix produces the protein MSNTVDPRRKEKINRYKAPKNQGQGGGANEDMMPDYMNILGMIFSMCGLMMKLKWCAWFALYCSCISFASSKASDDAKQVLSSFMLSVSAVVMSYLQNPAAMTPPWAS, from the exons ATGAGCAATACTGTGGATCCACGTCGCAAGGAGAAAATCAACCGCTACAAGGCGCCCAAGAACCAGGGCCAAGGCGGTGGCGCCAACGAGGACATGATGCCGGACTACATGAATATTTTGGGAATGATTTTCTCAATGTGCGGACTGATGATGAAG CTCAAATGGTGTGCCTGGTTCGCCCTGTACTGTTCCTGCATTAGCTTTGCCAGCTCCAAGGCCAGCGACGATGCCAAGCAGGTGCTCTCCTCCTTCATGCTGAGCGTCAGTGCTGTGGTCATGTCCTACCTCCAAAATCCAGCTGCCATGACTCCACCATGGGCCTCGTAG
- the LOC117893733 gene encoding uncharacterized protein LOC117893733: MKFLLLSVFLCLAVCFMATSAVPIEESIPEGLEGPGSDTFNPTDDQSFLLKLKLLKKLLFLG, translated from the exons ATGAAGTTCTTGCTCCTG AGCGTTTTCCTTTGCCTGGCCGTGTGCTTCATGGCCACCAGTGCGGTGCCCATTGAGGAGTCCATACCCGAAGGTCTCGAGGGCCCTGGCAGCGACACCTTCAACCCCACGGACGATCAGTCCTTTCTGctcaagctgaagctgctcaaGAAGCTCCTCTTCCTGGGCTAA
- the LOC117893019 gene encoding ganglioside-induced differentiation-associated protein 1 isoform X2 yields MGDQAKEIEAATPPAILQDFKAPVFADNKLVLYFHPYNFYSQKVLLVLYEKNIDFTPYVVDLCNGEQYSSWFLNLNPKGDVPVLQDGAFIIPNSTHIINYVESKFRGANHPVLKPDQSSAQYDQVMIYESAVGRVPVGALSLGSFIHDDLKLVPKAPFIGPVRQSCLKNNDKVLDLLRRSVDELESNKSALKQKLDIQIRRKDLVSCRDDFQRVLDAVRHVLLYVEQELSQQAPRNEWLTGNEVTLADISLGLLLHRLYQLGFENYYWSFGKLPQVEGYFLRFRQRQSYHKLQPSNFEILREMWAKTPGNYKLGAGAGFLVGHI; encoded by the exons ATGGGTGATCAGGCGAAGGAAATTGAGGCAGCCACACCGCCAGCCATTCTGCAGGACTTCAAGGCTCCTGTGTTTGCGGACAACAAGCTCGTGCTCTACTTCCATCCCTACAACTTCTACTCGCAAAAA GTGCTGCTCGTGCTGTACGAGAAAAACATTGACTTTACGCCCTACGTGGTGGATCTGTGCAATGGCGAGCAATATTCCAGTTGGTTCCTAAATCTCAATCCCAAGGGGGATGTGCCAGTGCTCCAGGATGGAGCCTTCATCATACCCAACTCGACGCACATCATTAACTATGTGGAGAGCAAGTTTCGGGGAG CCAATCATCCCGTGCTAAAGCCCGACCAGAGTTCCGCACAGTACGATCAGGTTATGATCTATGAGAGTGCCGTGGGACGTGTGCCCGTGGGCGCCCTGAGTCTTGGCTCCTTCATCCACGACGATCTGAAGCTAGTGCCCAAGGCGCCCTTCATCGGGCCAGTGCGTCAATCCTGCCTAA AGAACAACGACAAAGTGCTGGACCTGCTGCGCCGCTCTGTGGATGAGCTGGAATCCAACAAGTCTGcgctgaagcagaagctggaCATTCAGATTCGTCGCAAGGATTTGGTCTCCTGCCGCGACGACTTTCAGCGCGTGCTCGACGCCGTGCGCCATGTGCTGCTGTacgtggagcaggagctgtcCCAGCAGGCGCCGCGCAACGAGTGGCTGACCGGCAACGAGGTGACGCTGGCGGACATCAGcctcgggctgctgctgcatcgccTGTACCAGCTGGGCTTCGAGAACTATTACTGGTCCTTCGGTAAGCTGCCCCAGGTGGAGGGATACTTTCTACGCTTCAGGCAGCGCCAGTCGTACCACAAGCTGCAGCCCAGCAACTTCGAGATCCTCAGGGAGATGTGGGCCAAGACGCCGGGCAACTACAAGCTGGGCGCCGGAGCCGGCTTCCTGG TTGGTCACATATAA
- the LOC117894936 gene encoding uncharacterized protein LOC117894936 yields MKYLALTLFVCLVALALVHAVPVDESLIGDNIYQPAFDDVQRPQDPQAIFKLKKLLKLKKLLG; encoded by the exons ATGAAGTACCTCGCCTTG ACCCTTTTTGTGTGCCTGGTGGCCCTTGCTCTGGTGCACGCAGTGCCCGTGGATGAGTCCCTCATCGGGGATAATATCTATCAGCCGGCCTTTGACGATGTGCAGCGTCCCCAGGACCCGCAGGCCATCTTCAAGCTGAAGAAGCTGCTCAAGCTGAAGAAACTGTTGGGCTAG